One part of the Vitis riparia cultivar Riparia Gloire de Montpellier isolate 1030 chromosome 8, EGFV_Vit.rip_1.0, whole genome shotgun sequence genome encodes these proteins:
- the LOC117921143 gene encoding late embryogenesis abundant protein B19.3: MASGQLREELENKAREGETVVPGGTGGKSLEAQEHLAEGRSKGGQTRKEQLGTEGYKELGSKGGQTRKEQMGTEGFKELGSKGGQTRKEQIGTEGYQEMGRKGGLSTMDKSGGERAQEEDIYIDEAKFRTSP, encoded by the exons ATGGCGTCAGGGCAACTACGAGAGGAGCTGGAGAACAAGGCTAGAGAGGGCGAGACTGTCGTCCCTGGTGGAACTGGTGGAAAGAGCCTGGAAGCTCAGGAACATCTGGCTGAAG GACGAAGCAAAGGAGGGCAGACGAGGAAGGAGCAGCTGGGAACAGAGGGGTACAAGGAGCTGGGGAGCAAAGGAGGACAGACGAGGAAGGAGCAGATGGGGACAGAGGGGTTCAAGGAGTTGGGGAGCAAAGGAGGGCAGACGAGGAAGGAGCAGATTGGGACCGAAGGCTACCAGGAGATGGGGCGCAAAGGTGGGCTCAGCACCATGGACAAGTCTGGAGGTGAGCGTGCTCAAGAAGAAGACATTTATATCGATGAAGCCAAGTTCAGAACCTCTCCCTGA